From a single Poecilia reticulata strain Guanapo linkage group LG2, Guppy_female_1.0+MT, whole genome shotgun sequence genomic region:
- the slc39a10 gene encoding zinc transporter ZIP10 gives MRVHVHTKFCFLCVLTFIFHHCNHCHADGHDHSTAGHQHIDLQISEAPYVRATTESNAQEGGPLEEEQRFYIQQLFRRYGQKDRLDFHGFQSLLMSLGLGEVKLVGVDHEDLGHDHVAHLDLLDVQEGLHSHSSSSDDHNHDHHDHNHDHHTHDHHDHSHDHHDHKPRPPQTQEVPTRCSHTTASSPPPGEPSGNQEHSDHDTHDDDHPQQXTEVQSXRKHLTSVHQGHRXHSHDRHNHTDGQLEPPVGPTQNPARRTRRPGKVRGQRRPSKLPTPETPQPGGHDHEHGHDHEHSHDHEHGHDGGHDHDHGHDGGHDHDHAHPHKDKREAPGVAAVVAASPVLTEHPGGMXHQHEECLNLTQLLTYYGLHPDSVISPSEFTYLCPALLYQIDSRVCIRHYHQMEVEQEALQPISSGWVWLWGFVSITIISLLSLLGVVLVPILKQSCFKFLLTFLVALAVGTLSGDALLHLLPHSRGQHDHSQHGAGADADLFTAFDGVWKGLTALAGIYLLFIIEHCIGMFKHYRDQKELRRQQQERNIGRKLSDHQLSRRSDAEWLNLKPLGEDPESSAVSCDNAHNDTQLSELQPPDSPTTKTPLAPGADGGRKARKHGHGHGHGHGGNCHSDQEMKDAGIASIAWMVIMGDGMHNLSDGLAIGAAFSSNITGGISTSVAVFCHELPHELGDFAVLLKAGMSVKQAIVYNLLSALMAYVGMVIGTAVGQYTHNVTNWIFAITAGMFLYVALVDMLPEMLHGDSEEHKRCHLGHFILQNVGMLTGFAIMLLIAIFEDRIVFDFGF, from the exons ATGCGAGTGCACGTACACACCAAATTCTGCTTCCTGTGCGTTCTCACCTTCATCTTCCATCACTGCAACCATTGCCACGCGGACGGACATGACCACTCAACCGCCGGACATCAGCACATCGACCTGCAGATCTCTGAGGCTCCGTATGTCCGAGCCACCACCGAGTCCAACGCTCAAGAAGGGGGACCTCTAGAGGAAGAGCAGCGTTTCTACATCCAGCAGCTGTTCAGGCGCTACGGACAGAAAGACCGATTAGACTTCCATGGTTTCCAGAGTCTCCTGATGAGTCTGGGTTTAGGGGARGTGAAGTTGGTAGGCGTGGATCATGAGGATCTGGGTCATGACCATGTAGCCCACCTTGACCTGCTGGACGTTCAGGAAGGGCTTCACTCACACTCATCCTCTAGCGACGACCACAATCATGACCATCACGACCACAATCATGATCATCACACTCATGACCATCATGATCACAGTCATGACCATCATGACCACAAGCCCCGTCCTCCACAAACGCAGGAGGTTCCCACACGATGCAGCCACACCACTGCTTCCAGTCCGCCTCCTGGTGAGCCGAGTGGGAACCAGGAACATTCTGATCATGATACACATGATGACGACCACCCACAGCAGMAAACAGAGGTACAGAGCRGCCGCAAACATCTCACCTCTGTGCATCAGGGCCACAGAARCCACAGCCATGACCGACACAATCACACCGATGGACAGCTGGAGCCGCCGGTCGGTCCGACGCAGAATCCAGCCAGGAGGACCAGGAGGCCtggaaaggtcagaggtcagcggaGACCCAGCAAGTTACCCACACCTGAAACACCCCAACCTGGGGGTCATGACCACGAACACGGCCATGACCACGAACACAGCCATGACCACGAACACGGCCATGATGGTGGTCATGACCACGACCACGGCCATGATGGTGGTCATGACCACGACCATGCTCACCCTCATAAAGACAAGAGAGAGGCTCCAGGTGTGGCTGCTGTGGTTGCAGCCTCACCRGTGCTTACAGAGCATCCAGGTGGAATGASRCACCARCATGAGGAG TGTTTGAACCTGACTCAGCTCCTCACCTACTACGGCCTGCATCCCGACTCGGTCATCTCCCCCAGCGAGTTCACCTACCTGTGCCCCGCCCTGCTCTACCAGATAGACAGCCGCGTCTGCATCCGCCATTACCATCAGATGGAGGTGGAGCAGGAAGCCTTGCAGCCCATCAGTTCTG GGTGGGTGTGGCTCTGGGGCTTCGTCTCCATCACCATCATCAGCCTGCTGTCCCTTTTGGGGGTCGTTCTCGTCCCCATCCTCAAGCAGTCCTGCTTCAAGTTCCTGCTCACCTTCCTGGTGGCGCTGGCGGTGGGAACGCTCAGCGGAGACGCTCTGCTTCATCTGCTGCCTCAY TCTCGGGGCCAACACGACCACAGCCAGCACGGCGCCGGCGCCGACGCCGATCTGTTCACGGCCTTCGACGGCGTGTGGAAGGGCCTGACCGCGCTGGCCGGCATCtacctcctcttcatcatcgaGCATTGCATCGGCATGTTCAAGCACTACAGAGACCAGAAG GAGCtgaggaggcagcagcaggagaggaaCATCGGCAGGAAGCTGTCGGACCATCAGCTGAGCCGCCGCTCCGACGCAGAATGGCTGAACCTGAAGCCGCTGGGAGAAG ACCCGGAGAGCTCCGCCGTTTCCTGCGACAACGCGCACAACGACACGCAGCTCAGCGAGCTGCAGCCGCCCGACTCCCCCACCACCAAGACGCCGCTGGCGCCCGGCGCGGACGGAGGCCGCAAGGCCCGCAAGCACGGACACGGACACGGACACGGACACGGAGGGAACTGCCACTCGGACCAGGAGATGAAGGACGCCGGCATCGCCAGCATCGCCTGGATGGTCATCATGGGGGACGGCATGCACAACCTCAGCGACGGCCTGGCCATCG GCGCGGCGTTCAGCTCCAACATAACGGGAGGCATCAGCACGTCTGTGGCCGTCTTCTGCCATGAACTACCTCATGAACTCG GGGACTTTGCGGTCCTGCTGAAGGCCGGCATGTCGGTGAAGCAGGCCATCGTCTACAACCTGCTGTCCGCCCTCATGGCGTACGTCGGCATGGTGATCGGCACCGCCGTGGGCCAGTACACGCACAACGTCACCAACTGGATCTTCGCCATCACCGCCGGCATGTTCCTCTACGTGGCGCTGGTGGACATG CTGCCGGAGATGCTGCACGGCGACAGCGAGGAGCACAAGCGCTGCCACCTGGGCCACTTCATCCTGCAGAACGTCGGCATGCTGACCGGCTTCGCCATCATGCTGCTAATCGCCATCTTTGAGGACCGCATCGTGTTCGACTTCGGCTTCTAG